A region from the Desulfobaccales bacterium genome encodes:
- a CDS encoding carotenoid biosynthesis protein produces MLDGLGLLAGTIWLRPYVFIFLGAYLVIATWHLGAGRALSFVVLGYVISWMAEFSSIHSGFPFGEYLYIPATRDQELWVAGVPFMDSLSYVFLAYASFALALVALTPGGWKGRGFFLKGEAAMQGSWRVLILGAVLMVTLDIVIDPLALRGYRWFLGQIYGYPEGGTYFGITLTNFGGWFLVALVLIRVLQLVITRVPSAPYWDWGRLSFPSQALLGPAFYLGILGFNLAMTFIIGETCLGWVGFFIYVPFLTWLVLKIAP; encoded by the coding sequence ATGCTTGATGGCCTGGGGCTTTTGGCGGGAACCATCTGGTTGCGGCCTTACGTGTTTATCTTTTTAGGGGCTTATCTGGTGATCGCCACCTGGCATTTGGGCGCGGGCCGGGCCCTGTCTTTTGTGGTTTTGGGATATGTCATCTCCTGGATGGCGGAATTTTCCTCCATTCATAGCGGGTTTCCTTTTGGCGAGTACCTATACATCCCCGCCACACGGGACCAGGAATTGTGGGTGGCCGGGGTGCCCTTCATGGATTCCCTGTCCTACGTCTTTTTGGCCTATGCGAGCTTCGCCCTGGCCCTGGTGGCGTTGACGCCGGGGGGCTGGAAAGGGCGCGGTTTTTTCCTGAAGGGGGAAGCCGCCATGCAGGGGTCCTGGCGCGTCTTGATCCTCGGGGCGGTGTTGATGGTCACCCTGGATATCGTCATCGATCCCCTGGCGCTCAGGGGGTACCGCTGGTTTTTGGGGCAAATTTACGGCTATCCCGAGGGCGGGACCTATTTCGGGATCACGTTGACCAACTTCGGCGGCTGGTTCCTGGTGGCCCTGGTGCTCATCCGGGTCTTGCAGCTGGTGATTACCCGGGTGCCGTCAGCCCCTTATTGGGATTGGGGCAGGTTAAGCTTTCCTTCCCAGGCGCTCCTGGGTCCCGCCTTCTACCTGGGTATCCTGGGCTTTAACCTGGCCATGACCTTTATCATCGGCGAGACCTGCTTGGGCTGGGTGGGGTTCTTTATTTATGTTCCCTTCCTGACGTGGCTGGTGCTCAAAATTGCTCCTTAG